In one Kitasatospora cineracea genomic region, the following are encoded:
- a CDS encoding cytochrome P450 family protein: MTADRPFAPPAGSAPRPAGPARPAAGCPVLDPAGAALHAEAAELREQGPAVWVELPGGVRAWSVTRHAEIQALAADPRLSRDHRHWPDAHLAPEGWALAPFAFQDSFFNTHGAEHRRARARIAPAFSPRRVELLRPHVRETAERLVGALAALPPGTRADLRQTLSLPLTMTVICDLFGVPEHLRGALGHAIDTLMDSSLAPPAALAAQAELAVRLAELLAHKRAHPAADLTGDLLLSAGPDGHPLPEPLLLGTLFAMVGAGYETTVNLITSAALELLTHPAELARARAGATGWADVVEETLRVEGPVMHLPLRYALADVDLGEGVLIRKGDPVLLGFAAAGRDPRVHPADPDAFDPGRPDKSHLAFGYGPHFCLGAHLARLEAETALSTLFARLPALALAEPDRPPARLPSMIVNGPATLDVVPRPLPAPEPDDRPRPC; encoded by the coding sequence ATGACCGCCGACCGGCCGTTCGCCCCGCCCGCCGGGTCCGCGCCGCGGCCGGCGGGACCCGCCCGCCCGGCCGCGGGCTGCCCCGTGCTCGACCCGGCCGGGGCCGCGCTGCACGCGGAGGCCGCGGAACTGCGCGAGCAGGGCCCGGCGGTGTGGGTGGAACTGCCGGGCGGGGTGCGGGCCTGGTCGGTGACCCGGCACGCCGAGATCCAGGCGCTGGCCGCCGACCCCCGGCTGTCCCGGGACCACCGGCACTGGCCGGACGCGCACCTGGCGCCGGAGGGCTGGGCGCTGGCCCCGTTCGCGTTCCAGGACAGCTTCTTCAACACGCACGGCGCCGAGCACCGCCGCGCCCGGGCCCGGATCGCCCCGGCGTTCTCGCCGCGCCGGGTCGAACTGCTCCGCCCCCACGTCCGGGAGACCGCCGAACGCCTGGTCGGAGCGCTGGCCGCGCTGCCGCCCGGAACGCGCGCCGACCTGCGGCAGACACTGTCGCTGCCGCTGACCATGACGGTGATCTGCGACCTGTTCGGCGTGCCGGAACACCTGCGCGGCGCGCTCGGCCACGCCATCGACACCCTGATGGACTCCTCCCTCGCCCCGCCCGCCGCCCTCGCCGCCCAGGCCGAACTGGCCGTCCGGCTCGCCGAGTTGCTGGCCCACAAGCGGGCCCACCCGGCCGCCGACCTGACCGGCGACCTGCTGCTGTCGGCCGGCCCGGACGGCCACCCGCTGCCCGAACCGCTCCTGCTCGGCACCCTGTTCGCCATGGTCGGCGCCGGGTACGAGACCACCGTCAACCTGATCACCAGCGCGGCCCTCGAACTGCTCACCCACCCGGCCGAGTTGGCCCGGGCACGGGCGGGCGCGACCGGCTGGGCGGACGTGGTCGAGGAGACCCTGCGGGTCGAGGGCCCGGTGATGCACCTGCCACTGCGCTACGCCCTGGCGGACGTCGACCTCGGCGAGGGCGTCCTGATCCGCAAGGGCGACCCGGTCCTGCTCGGCTTCGCCGCCGCCGGCCGGGACCCGCGGGTGCACCCCGCGGACCCGGACGCGTTCGACCCGGGCCGCCCCGACAAGAGCCACCTGGCGTTCGGGTACGGCCCGCACTTCTGCCTCGGCGCCCACCTGGCCCGGCTGGAGGCGGAGACCGCCCTGAGCACCCTGTTCGCCCGGCTGCCCGCCCTGGCCCTGGCCGAGCCCGACCGGCCACCCGCCCGGCTCCCGTCGATGATCGTCAACGGCCCGGCCACCCTGGACGTGGTGCCCCGCCCGCTCCCCGCCCCCGAACCCGACGACCGCCCACGCCCCTGCTGA
- a CDS encoding family 1 encapsulin nanocompartment shell protein, with the protein MNNLHRDLAPVSAAAWDEIEEEARRTFRLHVAGRRVVDLAGPDGPGLAAVGTGHLADIAAPGSGVQARARESLQVVELRVPFTVTRAAVDDVERGSQDSDWDPVKDAARTIALAEDRAVFDGYPAAGITGIRDGSSNHPVELPADVREYPNAVSRALTALRLAGVGGPYSLLLGADAFTAVNETSDHGYPVHNHLARLLDGEIIWAPAVEGAVLLSARGGDFELHLGEDLSIGYLSHDETTVHLYLQESLTFQLHTPEAAVALGSI; encoded by the coding sequence GTGAACAACCTACACCGCGACCTGGCGCCCGTCTCCGCCGCCGCCTGGGACGAGATCGAGGAGGAGGCCCGGCGGACCTTCCGACTGCACGTCGCCGGGCGGCGGGTGGTCGACCTGGCCGGGCCCGACGGGCCCGGGTTGGCCGCGGTCGGCACCGGGCACCTCGCCGACATCGCGGCCCCCGGCAGCGGCGTCCAGGCCCGGGCCCGGGAGTCCCTCCAGGTGGTCGAGCTGCGGGTCCCGTTCACCGTCACCCGGGCCGCCGTGGACGACGTCGAGCGCGGCTCCCAGGACTCCGACTGGGACCCGGTCAAGGACGCCGCCCGCACCATCGCGCTCGCCGAGGACCGCGCGGTCTTCGACGGCTACCCGGCCGCCGGGATCACCGGCATCCGGGACGGCTCCTCCAACCACCCGGTCGAACTGCCCGCCGACGTCCGCGAGTACCCCAACGCCGTCAGCCGGGCCCTCACCGCGCTGCGCCTGGCCGGGGTCGGCGGCCCGTACTCGCTGCTGCTCGGCGCGGACGCCTTCACCGCCGTCAACGAGACCTCCGACCACGGCTACCCCGTCCACAACCACCTGGCCCGCCTGCTGGACGGCGAGATCATCTGGGCCCCGGCGGTCGAGGGCGCCGTCCTGCTGTCCGCCCGCGGCGGCGACTTCGAGCTGCACCTGGGCGAGGACCTCTCGATCGGCTACCTCTCCCACGACGAGACCACCGTGCACCTCTACCTCCAGGAGTCCCTGACCTTCCAGCTGCACACCCCGGAGGCCGCGGTCGCCCTCGGCTCGATCTGA
- a CDS encoding PPOX class F420-dependent oxidoreductase, which produces MADTALDRLAAGKYLLITSYKKDGSPVATPVWVVRDGDALGVWTVADSWKVKRIRRRGDVLVGPCDVRGNPSGSPLPATAEIADPATTERYRQLLGRKYGLVGRLTLLGSRLRRGKGGTVGITVRLDG; this is translated from the coding sequence ATGGCCGACACCGCGCTGGACCGGCTCGCCGCCGGGAAGTACCTGCTGATCACCAGTTACAAGAAGGACGGCAGCCCCGTCGCCACCCCGGTCTGGGTGGTCCGGGACGGCGACGCGCTGGGGGTGTGGACCGTCGCCGACTCCTGGAAGGTCAAGCGGATCCGGCGGCGCGGCGACGTCCTGGTCGGACCGTGCGACGTGCGCGGCAACCCGAGCGGCTCCCCGCTGCCCGCCACCGCCGAGATCGCCGACCCCGCCACCACCGAGCGCTACCGGCAGCTGCTCGGCCGCAAGTACGGGCTGGTCGGGCGGCTCACCCTGCTCGGCAGCCGGCTGCGGCGCGGCAAGGGCGGCACCGTCGGCATCACCGTCCGGCTGGACGGCTGA
- a CDS encoding Dyp-type peroxidase, which produces MPQPQPVLAALTGAAVFLVLGIEDGGEQTVRDLLPDLGGLARSVGSRAPHEEVGLVVGIGSDAWDRLFAGPRPAGLHPFVELAGPRHLAPATPGDLLLHVRAERMDLCFELAARISRRLGDRATVLDETHGFRYFDCRDLIGFVDGTENPTGRDAAEAVLIGDEDPDFAGGSYVIVQKYLHDMAGWNAISTEHQERVIGRTKLDNIELDDAAKPADSHVALNTVTGPDGEDRDIWRLNMPFGSFAEGGECGTYFIGYARDPGVTEEMLRNMFLGRGAAAHDRLLDFSTAVTGTSFHVPSADFLNDPPPAPGAQTEAPAVPLPVRDGSLRIGSLKRSTAP; this is translated from the coding sequence ATGCCGCAGCCCCAACCGGTCCTCGCCGCGCTGACCGGGGCCGCCGTGTTCCTGGTGCTCGGGATCGAGGACGGCGGTGAGCAGACCGTCCGCGACCTGCTGCCGGACCTCGGCGGGCTGGCCCGCTCGGTCGGCTCCCGGGCCCCGCACGAGGAGGTCGGCCTGGTGGTCGGGATCGGCTCCGACGCCTGGGACCGCCTGTTCGCCGGCCCCCGCCCCGCCGGACTGCACCCGTTCGTCGAACTGGCCGGTCCCCGGCACCTCGCCCCCGCCACCCCCGGCGACCTGCTGCTGCACGTCCGGGCGGAGCGGATGGACCTGTGCTTCGAACTGGCCGCCCGGATCAGCCGGCGGCTCGGCGACCGGGCCACCGTGCTGGACGAGACCCACGGCTTCCGCTACTTCGACTGCCGGGACCTGATCGGCTTCGTCGACGGCACCGAGAACCCCACCGGCCGGGACGCCGCCGAGGCGGTCCTGATCGGCGACGAGGACCCGGACTTCGCGGGCGGCAGCTACGTCATCGTGCAGAAGTACCTGCACGACATGGCGGGTTGGAACGCGATCAGCACCGAGCACCAGGAACGGGTGATCGGCCGCACCAAGCTCGACAACATCGAGCTGGACGACGCGGCCAAGCCCGCCGACTCGCACGTCGCCCTGAACACCGTCACCGGCCCCGACGGCGAGGACCGCGACATCTGGCGGCTGAACATGCCGTTCGGGTCGTTCGCCGAGGGCGGCGAGTGCGGCACCTACTTCATCGGGTACGCCCGCGACCCGGGAGTCACCGAGGAGATGCTCCGCAACATGTTCCTGGGCCGCGGGGCCGCCGCCCACGACCGGCTGCTGGACTTCTCCACCGCCGTCACCGGGACCTCCTTCCACGTCCCCTCCGCGGACTTCCTGAACGACCCGCCCCCCGCCCCCGGCGCCCAGACCGAAGCCCCGGCCGTCCCCCTGCCGGTCCGGGACGGCAGCCTCCGCATCGGCAGCCTGAAAAGGAGCACCGCACCGTGA
- a CDS encoding SGNH/GDSL hydrolase family protein, translating to MRQYRAMVAVGDSFTEGMCDDTLPDGQFRGWADRVADALAAEAGADGFRYANLAVRGKLIGQIRAEQVDLAAATDADLVTLAGGLNDVLRPGCEVAEVERLLGECTRELLAEGRTVVLFTSTDPTRRMAGSSRLLPAILRMKAFVEGVVREHPGGVVLVDLFSAPVFDDRRLWAEDRLHLSPEGHRRVALAVLEALGRPSAEDWRAPLAEPDTRTRGRKAREDVRWLGTHVGPWIGRRLRGRSSGDGRPAKRPELLPYEG from the coding sequence GTGCGGCAGTACCGGGCGATGGTGGCGGTGGGGGACTCGTTCACCGAGGGGATGTGCGACGACACCCTGCCCGACGGGCAGTTCCGCGGCTGGGCGGACCGGGTCGCCGACGCGCTGGCCGCCGAGGCGGGGGCGGACGGCTTCCGGTACGCGAACCTGGCGGTGCGGGGCAAGCTGATCGGTCAGATCCGGGCCGAGCAGGTCGACCTGGCCGCGGCCACCGACGCCGACCTGGTGACGCTGGCGGGCGGCCTGAACGACGTGCTGCGCCCGGGCTGCGAGGTGGCCGAGGTCGAGCGGCTGCTCGGCGAGTGCACCCGCGAACTGCTGGCCGAGGGCCGCACCGTGGTGCTGTTCACCTCCACCGATCCGACCCGGCGGATGGCGGGCAGCAGCCGCCTGCTGCCCGCCATCCTGCGGATGAAGGCGTTCGTGGAGGGCGTGGTCCGGGAGCACCCGGGCGGGGTGGTGCTGGTGGACCTGTTCTCGGCGCCGGTGTTCGACGACCGTCGGCTCTGGGCCGAGGACCGGCTGCACCTGTCCCCGGAGGGCCACCGCCGGGTCGCGCTGGCGGTGCTGGAGGCGCTCGGCCGCCCGTCCGCCGAGGACTGGCGGGCCCCGCTGGCCGAGCCGGACACCCGCACCCGCGGCCGGAAGGCCCGTGAGGATGTCCGCTGGCTGGGCACCCACGTCGGCCCGTGGATCGGCCGCCGCCTGCGCGGCCGCTCCTCCGGGGACGGCCGCCCGGCGAAGCGCCCGGAGCTGCTGCCGTACGAGGGCTGA
- a CDS encoding cytochrome P450 family protein, translating to MSDSSVPSCPFLDPAGAALHAEAAELREQGPAVWVELPGGVRAWSVTRHAVIQALTTDPRVSRDFRLHWPGAAEVPEGWVLGPVAFQDSFVNQYGAEHRAARNRLAPTFLPRRVERMRPQVQATADRLVAAMAELAPGERTDLRLALSRPLTLTVICDLFGVPEELRGALCEAIDTVLDSSLSEDRALAAQIELDVRLRELLARKRTDPAADLTSDLLLSDRPGERPLSEPELVGTLFTMITGGFETAVNLITSAALELLTHPAELARVRTGATGWADVIEETLRVEGPVMHVPLRYAVEDLDLGEGVLIRKGDPIILGFAAAGRDPRVHPERPDAFDPARADKSHLAFGHGPHFCVGAPLARLEAEIALSTLFARLPALALAEPDRTPDRLPSMIVNGPAALDVVPRPVAG from the coding sequence GTGTCCGATTCTTCCGTTCCCAGCTGTCCGTTCCTCGACCCGGCCGGGGCCGCGCTGCACGCGGAGGCCGCGGAACTGCGCGAGCAGGGCCCGGCGGTGTGGGTGGAGCTGCCGGGCGGGGTGCGGGCCTGGTCGGTGACCCGGCACGCGGTGATCCAGGCGCTGACCACCGACCCGCGGGTCTCCCGGGACTTCCGGCTGCACTGGCCGGGGGCGGCGGAGGTGCCGGAGGGCTGGGTGCTGGGGCCGGTGGCGTTCCAGGACAGCTTCGTCAACCAGTACGGGGCCGAGCACCGGGCCGCGCGGAACCGGCTCGCGCCGACCTTCCTGCCGCGCCGGGTGGAGCGGATGCGCCCGCAGGTGCAGGCCACGGCGGACCGGCTGGTGGCGGCCATGGCCGAACTGGCCCCCGGGGAGCGTACGGACCTGCGGCTGGCGCTGTCCCGGCCGCTCACCCTGACGGTGATCTGCGACCTGTTCGGCGTGCCGGAGGAGCTGCGCGGCGCGCTCTGCGAGGCGATCGACACCGTGCTGGACTCCTCGCTCTCCGAAGACCGCGCGCTCGCCGCGCAGATCGAACTCGACGTCCGGCTGCGCGAGTTGCTGGCACGCAAACGGACCGACCCGGCGGCCGACCTGACCAGCGACCTGCTGCTGTCCGACCGCCCCGGCGAACGTCCGCTGTCCGAGCCCGAGTTGGTCGGCACCCTGTTCACGATGATCACCGGCGGGTTCGAGACCGCCGTCAACCTGATCACCAGCGCGGCCCTCGAACTGCTCACCCACCCGGCCGAGTTGGCCCGGGTGCGGACGGGCGCGACCGGCTGGGCGGACGTGATCGAGGAGACCCTGCGGGTCGAGGGCCCGGTGATGCACGTCCCGCTGCGCTACGCGGTCGAGGACCTCGACCTCGGAGAAGGCGTGCTGATCCGCAAGGGCGACCCGATCATCCTCGGCTTCGCCGCCGCCGGCCGGGACCCGCGGGTGCACCCGGAGCGCCCGGACGCGTTCGACCCGGCCCGCGCCGACAAGAGCCACCTGGCGTTCGGCCACGGCCCGCACTTCTGCGTCGGCGCCCCGCTCGCCCGGCTGGAGGCGGAGATCGCGCTCAGCACCCTGTTCGCCCGGCTGCCCGCCCTGGCCCTGGCCGAGCCCGACCGGACGCCCGACCGCCTCCCGTCGATGATCGTCAACGGCCCGGCCGCGCTGGACGTGGTGCCCCGGCCGGTGGCCGGATGA
- a CDS encoding MarR family winged helix-turn-helix transcriptional regulator, which translates to MEQRVVEQREFGRLLQGLASEMNLLGHDFAAASGLHATDVQALLAVLRAADPPGITPGGLRTELGLTSGAVTAVLDRLERAGHVHRTKDEADRRQVHVHYHPDAARIAGEWFAPVAECTDRVRAEFAPEQVDTVVRFLTRMTAELAELRQVRRTERA; encoded by the coding sequence GTGGAGCAGCGGGTGGTGGAGCAGCGGGAGTTCGGGCGGCTGCTGCAGGGGCTGGCGTCCGAGATGAACCTGCTGGGGCACGACTTCGCCGCCGCCTCGGGCCTGCACGCCACCGATGTGCAGGCGCTGCTCGCGGTGCTGCGGGCGGCCGATCCGCCCGGCATCACCCCCGGCGGGCTGCGGACCGAACTGGGGCTCACCTCGGGCGCGGTGACCGCGGTGCTGGACCGCCTGGAGCGGGCGGGGCACGTGCACCGGACCAAGGACGAGGCGGACCGGCGGCAGGTGCACGTGCACTACCACCCGGACGCGGCCCGGATCGCCGGGGAGTGGTTCGCCCCGGTCGCGGAGTGCACGGACCGGGTGCGGGCCGAGTTCGCGCCGGAGCAGGTGGACACCGTGGTGCGCTTCCTGACCCGGATGACCGCGGAGCTGGCCGAGTTGCGGCAGGTCAGGCGCACCGAACGGGCCTGA